The Myxocyprinus asiaticus isolate MX2 ecotype Aquarium Trade chromosome 26, UBuf_Myxa_2, whole genome shotgun sequence genome has a window encoding:
- the LOC127417447 gene encoding toll/interleukin-1 receptor domain-containing adapter protein-like: protein MEENHVSNIMCWLRQRFGKPRNQLDQGNPSKHSQMDNSTLSNSNCSRGQSNCKAHCRSSCSPESSVSSSFPSEKSSIAAKSSSSEQPLPSVLFSSFRSTRSYDICVCHNDKDTDQAQSLSSFLEDASKGLRCYLQERDCPLGGAVSSELLQAVHDSHCWVLLITPNFLNDDWCLYQMHQVLSEGPMSQRIIPAVLNMPRSELPQELRFVFTVDLNENKEVGYKKVYKTVIHYLKDMLEKERFCKVSEIGD from the exons ATGGAGGAAAACCATGTCAGCAACATCATGT GCTGGCTTCGTCAGCGTTTTGGAAAACCAAGGAATCAGTTGGACCAAGGCAACCCAAGTAAACACTCTCAGATGGATAACTCTACTCTTAGCAATTCCAACTGCTCCCGTGGACAATCCAACTGCAAAGCCCACTGTAGATCTAGCTGCTCTCCGGAATCTAGTGTTTCCTCTTCCTTTCCCTCTGAAAAATCTTCCATCGCTGCTAAGTCGTCCTCCTCAGAACAACCTCTGCCCTCCGTGCTCTTCTCTTCCTTCCGTTCAACTCGCAGTTATGACATTTGTGTCTGTCACAATGATAAGGACACTGATCAAGCACAGAGTTTGTCCTCTTTCCTGGAGGACGCTTCAAAAGGTCTGCGCTGTTACCTGCAGGAAAGGGACTGTCCATTAGGAGGTGCTGTGTCTTCTGAGCTCCTGCAGGCAGTGCATGACAGCCACTGCTGGGTGTTGCTCATCACTCCAAACTTCCTGAACGATGACTGGTGCTTGTATCAGATGCACCAGGTCCTGTCTGAGGGGCCCATGTCACAGAGGATCATCCCAGCTGTACTAAATATGCCCAGATCTGAGCTTCCACAGGAACTGCGCTTTGTTTTTACTGTGGATTTGAATGAGAACAAAGAGGTTGGCTACAAGAAAGTGTACAAGACAGTCATTCATT atttGAAGGACATGCTTGAGAAGGAAAGGTTCTGCAAAGTGTCTGAAATCGGAGATTAG
- the LOC127417449 gene encoding gem-associated protein 7-like codes for MKPPVSVLRLPRGPDLNSRGFDPNSPRFIALCPTSISSSSSSSGTGIKEEQRLRSELRERFLRTLLVMTDKKVQFNMYEKVQVRAKFGASDIDVLNFQVSDLETPLGVQKEALLRCQDVISCSFEL; via the coding sequence ATGAAACCTCCAGTGAGTGTCCTGCGGCTGCCCAGAGGTCCGGATCTGAACAGCCGCGGTTTCGACCCGAACTCCCCCCGATTCATCGCGCTGTGTCCTACATCAATctcctcttcatcttcatcatcggGAACAGGGATTAAAGAGGAGCAGCGGCTACGATCGGAGCTGCGGGAGAGATTTCTGCGGACGCTGTTAGTGATGACCGACAAAAAAGTGCAGTTCAACATGTATGAGAAAGTGCAGGTACGGGCGAAGTTCGGGGCCTCCGACATAGACGTCCTGAATTTTCAGGTATCTGATTTGGAGACTCCCCTTGGCGTGCAGAAAGAAGCCCTTTTGAGGTGCCAGGATGTGATTTCATGCTCGTTTGAACTGTGA